One genomic segment of Rhodothermales bacterium includes these proteins:
- the mdh gene encoding malate dehydrogenase: MKITVIGAGNVGATAADCVARKDMVDEVVLIDIVEGLPQGKALDIQQSAPIHLFDTRVIGTNDYRDTAGTDIAIVTAGSPRKPGMSRDDLLAINARIVRSVTEQLAAHSPNAILIVVSNPLDVMTYVAYKKSGYASDRVIGMAGVLDTARYRAFIAAELGCSVRDIQALLMGGHGDTMVPLPRFTTVAGIPLPELLAPEKIDAIVERTKFGGGELVKLMGTSAWYAPGAAAAEMAEAIVKDSGRVLPCAAMVNGEYGLKDLFIGVPVRLGAGGVQQVIEVPLSAAEQHMLNASAENVRTNIEALERLDAQA, encoded by the coding sequence ATGAAAATTACCGTGATAGGCGCAGGCAACGTAGGCGCCACCGCCGCTGACTGCGTTGCCCGCAAGGATATGGTAGATGAAGTTGTCCTCATCGACATCGTCGAGGGCCTCCCGCAGGGCAAAGCGCTTGACATCCAGCAGTCCGCTCCGATCCACCTGTTCGACACGCGGGTGATCGGGACAAACGATTACCGGGACACCGCCGGCACCGACATCGCCATCGTCACCGCCGGCTCGCCTCGCAAACCGGGGATGAGCCGCGACGACCTCCTCGCGATCAACGCCCGGATCGTGCGTTCGGTCACCGAGCAGCTCGCCGCGCACAGCCCGAACGCGATCCTGATCGTCGTTTCGAACCCGCTCGACGTGATGACCTACGTCGCCTACAAAAAGAGCGGCTACGCGAGCGACCGTGTCATCGGCATGGCCGGCGTATTGGATACGGCCCGTTATCGCGCCTTTATCGCCGCCGAGCTCGGCTGCTCCGTACGCGATATCCAGGCGCTCCTCATGGGCGGCCATGGCGACACCATGGTGCCGTTGCCGCGGTTTACGACCGTCGCCGGCATCCCGCTTCCCGAACTCCTGGCGCCCGAAAAAATCGACGCCATCGTCGAGCGCACAAAGTTCGGCGGCGGCGAACTCGTCAAGCTGATGGGCACGTCCGCCTGGTATGCACCGGGCGCCGCGGCCGCCGAAATGGCGGAGGCGATCGTGAAGGATTCCGGCCGTGTATTACCCTGCGCCGCGATGGTGAATGGCGAATACGGGTTGAAGGATCTGTTTATCGGCGTCCCGGTTCGCCTCGGCGCCGGCGGGGTGCAGCAGGTGATCGAAGTGCCTCTGAGCGCCGCCGAACAGCACATGCTCAACGCTTCCGCCGAAAACGTGCGCACGAACATCGAAGCCCTCGAACGACTCGACGCGCAGGCGTGA
- a CDS encoding histidine phosphatase family protein, with product MKLIVMRHGRAESPIQGRPDHERALTPRGVEWLQSQGIAMLRAGLKPDVLACSPYRRARETADLLAAAFGIAPLVVEGLRPGADIEVYAALLEGIDTPATLMTVHHQPDVSAVVYALTGASVPMDEGHAAVIDVRRLAGMGGQLRGLYEAEVMARLG from the coding sequence ATGAAGTTGATCGTCATGCGCCACGGCCGCGCGGAATCTCCGATACAAGGCCGGCCCGATCATGAACGCGCCCTCACGCCGCGTGGTGTCGAATGGCTTCAGAGCCAGGGTATCGCCATGTTGCGGGCTGGACTCAAACCGGATGTGCTCGCGTGTAGCCCATACCGCCGGGCCCGGGAGACGGCCGATCTCCTGGCCGCGGCTTTCGGGATCGCGCCGCTTGTCGTCGAGGGCTTGCGGCCCGGTGCGGACATCGAGGTATATGCGGCGCTGCTCGAGGGGATCGACACGCCGGCGACGTTGATGACCGTGCACCACCAACCGGACGTTTCGGCGGTCGTGTACGCGTTGACGGGGGCGTCCGTGCCGATGGACGAAGGCCATGCGGCCGTCATCGACGTACGACGCCTGGCCGGCATGGGCGGGCAGTTGCGGGGGCTTTACGAGGCGGAGGTCATGGCGCGCCTCGGATAA